From one Magnolia sinica isolate HGM2019 chromosome 18, MsV1, whole genome shotgun sequence genomic stretch:
- the LOC131233914 gene encoding uncharacterized protein LOC131233914 — MHYKKSELQIGKESIGFSSDFNPTPPLNNHFLIQINNLLQSQQPKSPPTDQAGPNDLPPSILSTPHKRPIMAHSPTLNSLRSSHSHLNSFSPSPSSPPLLPTAAFKTAFRLFRRLRIRQRRGLLIFICFPSLYFFLSNPARSFALDFLSAIAFSAVLVLSINLALPRLPSIRLLLRRSFPIKLPSNCTRRPPPPVLWSIGSNPKPEKRPNSGTWVLAYSNGDVYEGEFHRGKCSGSGVYYYYLSGRYEGDWVDEKYDGYGVETWARGSRYRGQYQRGMRHGFGIYRFYTGDVYAGEWSNGQSHGCGVHTCEDGSRYVGEFKWGVKHGLGHYHFRNGDTYFGEYFADKMHGFGVYRFANGHRYDGAWHEGRRQGLGMYTFRNGENQSGHWQNGILDTLSTQNTHAGIPVAVNHSKVLNTVQEARRAAEKAFNVARVDDRVNKAVAAANKAANAARVAAVKAVQKRMNYSQDDDIPISIV, encoded by the exons ATGCATTACAAGAAATCCGAACTCCAAATCGGAAAAGAAAGCATAGGTTTCTCTTCCGATTTCAAccccacaccccctctcaacaaCCATTTCCTCATCCAAATCAATAACCTCCTCCAATCCCAACAACCAAAATCCCCCCCAACTGATCAGGCGGGCCCCAATGATCTTCCTCCTTCCATCCTTTCCACGCCCCACAAGAGGCCCATCATGGCCCACTCCCCAACCTTGAATTCCCTCCGCTCTTCCCATTCCCACCTGAATTCTttttccccttctccttcttcaccGCCTCTGCTGCCCACTGCTGCCTTCAAGACCGCCTTCCGCCTCTTCCGCCGTCTCCGTATCCGCCAGCGTCGTGGCCTCCTGATCTTCATATGCTTTCCCTCCCTCTACTTCTTCCTATCAAATCCTGCCCGCTCCTTCGCCCTAGACTTCCTGTCCGCCATCGCCTTCTCCGCCGTCCTCGTCCTCTCCATCAACCTCGCCCTCCCCCGCCTCCCCTCCATCCGTCTTCTCCTCCGTCGCTCCTTCCCCATAAAGCTCCCTTCCAATTGCACCCGCCGCCCGCCCCCACCCGTCCTCTGGTCCATTGGGTCCAACCCCAAGCCTGAGAAGCGGCCCAATTCCGGCACCTGGGTGCTGGCCTACAGCAACGGGGATGTCTACGAGGGTGAATTCCACCGTGGGAAGTGCTCTGGCAGTGGAGTTTATTACTATTACTTGAGTGGGCGGTACGAGGGGGATTGGGTCGATGAGAAGTATGATGGGTATGGCGTGGAGACTTGGGCCCGGGGGAGCCGGTACCGCGGGCAGTATCAGAGAGGGATGAGGCATGGGTTTGGGATTTACAGGTTCTACACGGGGGATGTTTACGCTGGGGAATGGTCTAACGGGCAGAGCCACGGGTGCGGAGTTCACACATGCGAGGATGGGAGTCGGTATGTGGGGGAGTTCAAGTGGGGGGTCAAGCACGGCCTTGGGCACTACCATTTCAG AAATGGGGACACCTACTTTGGAGAATACTTTGCGGACAAGATGCATGGATTTGGAGTTTACCGTTTTGCAAATGGACACCGTTACGATGGAGCATGGCATGAGGGTAGAAGGCAGGGACTCGGGATGTATACTTTTAGAAATGGAGAAAATCAGTCAGGTCACTGGCAAAATGGCATCCTTGATACTTTGAGCACGCAGAACACTCATGCTGGAATCCCAGTTGCTGTTAACCATTCCAAAGTACTCAACACGGTTCAG GAAGCACGGCGAGCCGCAGAGAAAGCATTCAATGTGGCCAGAGTCGATGACAGGGTAAACAAGGCAGTAGCGGCGGCCAACAAAGCCGCCAATGCTGCGAGAGTTGCAGCAGTGAAAGCTGTCCAAAAGCGAATGAATTACAGCCAGGACGACGACATACCCATATCAATTGTTTGA